The following nucleotide sequence is from Psychroserpens sp. Hel_I_66.
CCAGGTTATTCAAGAGATACTACTGGATATTTGAATCCTACAGATTTTATTAATAAAAACAGAAACTAATTGGCAAAAATTCTTCCATTTAAAGCAGTGAGACCAACGAGAGATAAAGTGAGTTTGGTGGCCTCAAGATCGTATCAAACCTATACGCAGGCAGAGCGTGAGGCTCGGTTGGATTATAATCCGTTTTCATTTTTACACATCGTAAATCCTGGCTATAAATATGATCGTGAAATTGCAGGTACAGACCGCTATCAATTGGTTAGAAACAGATATTTAGAATTTAAAGAAGACGAGATTTTTGTTCATGATGAAAAACCAAGCTATTACATCTACAAAATCGTAGACCGTGACAAACAAGTTTTTAATGGAGTTATCGCAGCTGCCAGTGCAGAGGATTATGAGAACGACATCATCAAAAAACATGAAAACACTATTGAATATCGCGAACGTATTTTTAAGGATTATTTAAAAACCGTTGGCTTCAATGCAGAGCCTGTGCTACTCACCTATCCTGATAATACAGTGATTTCAGGCATCATCAATGACATCCAAAAAGAGCGTGCAGAATTTGAATTCACTACCACTTTTAGAGATACACATTACCTTTGGAAATTGGAAGACTCCAACTTAATTGCTGTCATTCAAAAAGAATTTGAAGAGATGCCAACCATCTATATTGCAGATGGTCACCACAGATCTGCGTCATCATATTTACTATACAAAGACGAAAAATCACAAAATCCAAATCATACCGGAAAAGAATCTTATAATCAATTTATGACATTTTTAATTCCAGAGTCTGAATTGCGAATTCATGAATTCAATCGATTGGTCAAGGATTTAAACGGATTGACTAAAGAAGAATTCTTGATACAGTTAGACACCATTTTCCGAATAGAAAACAGAGGCATTATGCCCTATAAACCTACAAAAAAGCACCATTTTAGCATGTATTTAGATGGTGAGTTTTATTCTTTATATCTTCGGAAGACCCTCTATAACTTCAAATCCTCGCTGGATGCATTAGATGCCCAGATTTTATACAAAACCATTTTACAGCCTATTCTGGGAATTGAGGATTTGCGCAATGATGTTCGCATGGGCTACATCAACGGAAAGAAAGATGTCATCAATGTGAAAAGCGCTATCGATTCTGCTGATTATGCGGTTGGGTTTGGTATGGTTCCTGTAGACATTGAAGAAATTAAACAAATTGCCAACGAAGGTCTCAAAATGCCTCCAAAAAGCACCTTTATTGAACCAAAACTGAGAAGTGGTGTTACTATATATGAATTTTAAAAAAAGTAAAGTTTTTTATTTTAAGTAGTTGAATCAAACTATTGCACCAAAACATAACAAAACATTTTATGGACATAAAACAAAATCTTAACAGCATAAAAGCCCAACTAGCAGAAGACGTCACGCTTGTTGCTGTTTCCAAGACAAAACCTGTTTCTGATTTAATGGAAGCTTATAATGCTGGTCAGCGCATTTTTGGTGAAAATAAAATCCAGGAAATGGCAGATAAGTATGAGGAGATGCCAAAAGATATTGAATGGCACATGATTGGTCACGTGCAGCGAAACAAGGTCAAATATATGGCTGAGTTTGTTGCATTAATTCATGGAGTGGATAGTTTTAAATTATTAAAGGAAATCAATAAACAAGCAGCCAAATATGATAGAACTATCAATTGTTTGATTCAAATAAAAATTGCTGAAGAAGACAGCAAATTTGGGATGTCTGCCCAAGATGCTAAAAAATTATTGGTTTCCGAAGAATTTAAAAAACTAAATAACGTTAGCATTACTGGACTTATGGGAATGGCAACGTTTACAGATGACACCAATCAAATTCAACAAGAATTCAAGAAGCTAAAAACGACGTTCGAGGACTTAAAACCATTAGAAACAGCCAACTGCGATTTACAAATTATTTCTATGGGAATGAGTGGTGATTATAAAATAGCTATTGACTGTGGAAGTAACATGATTCGTGTTGGAAGTAGTATATTTGGAGCCAGGGATTATGATAATTAAAGATTGTTTTTAATTTAAGAATTTCTGAAGAAAACATTTAATTAATTACATTTCGCTATCTACTTTTAAGTTTTGGCGAAAAGAAAAATAAGAAAAAATTTACGCAATACTAGACATAGAAACCACTGGTGGCAAGTACAATGAAGAGGGCATTACAGAAATTGCCATCTATAAGTTTGACGGTCATAAAGTGGTTGACAAATTCATAAGCCTTATTAACCCTGAGCGCGAAATCCAACCGTTTGTGGTGAATCTTACAGGTATTAATAGCAATATGCTCAAAACAGCTCCTAAATTTTATGAGGTTGCAAAGCGTATCGTAGAAATAACTGAAGATTGTATTATTGTTGCCCATAATGCACAATTTGACTATCGTATTTTAAGAACGGAGTTTAAAAGACTTGGTTTTGGATTTAAAAGAAAAACCCTTTGTACGGTTGAGCTCTCAAAACAGCTTATTCCCGATCAGCCATCCTACAGTCTTGGTAAATTAACACGCTCACTCGGTATTCCTGTTAGTGATAGGCATCGTGCCAATGGTGATGCTATGGCCACTGTAAAATTATTTAAAATGATCTTGTCTAAAGATTTAGACAAACACATCATTAAGGATAATGTCAAAATAGACATCCCTAATCGCTTAAATGACACGCACAGAACGATTATTGATGCTTTACCCTCTGTTACAGGAGTATATTACATACATGATGAAAATGGAGAGATTATTTATATTGGAAAAAGCAAGAATATAAAGCACCGAATCAATCAACATTTCACAAACAGGAGTGGTAAATCAAAAAAACTTCAACTTTTAGCCAGATCTGTAACCTACGAAAAAACAGGTAATGAATTGATTGCGCTATTAAAAGAAAATGAAGAAATAAAACGCAATAAGCCCATTTTTAATAGAGCTTTGAAACAAACAGTCTTTACTCATGCCTTATATACTTTTTTTGATCGTAATGGTTATCTTAATTTAAAGGTTTCCAAAGTGAATGATCAAGAATCGTTTATAACCACTTTTAGTAACCTGCAAAGTGGTAAAAGTTTTATAAATAAAATTACTGAAGAATATAAGCTATGCCAAACCATGACTGGCGTTAGCAATTCAAAAAGCAACTGCTTTAATTATACCATAAAAAAATGTAATGGCGCTTGTATTTTAGAAGAGTCTAAAGAAATATACAATGCTCGCGTTGAGCAACTTATTTCCAAAAACAGTTATGCAAATCAAAACATGGCCATCGTAGACCAAGGTCGTGATATTGATGAAAAAAGCGTTATTTATATTGAAAACGGTACATTTAAAGGCTTAGGTTTTTATGACCTCAACCATCAAATTAATAACGTGAAGGTTCTCAAATCTATTATTACGCCAATGGAAAACAATAGGGACACACAACATATTATTCAAAGTTATTTGAGAAAAAATAAACGTATTAAAACAATACTTATCTAAACTTAATATATTAATGACCTCAATTTTACGAATTGCAATACTCCTACTTACTACAACAAATATTCAAGCACAAACAGGTTTTAACGCTAATGGCTTTGAAGTGACAAAACAAGATATTGAATTAAATGTCTACGCAAAAGACTCCACAGCAAATGCTTTAATTATCCGCGAAACTGGTAAAAGCTTTGTAGATAGGGAAACCTTTTTATTAAATTCTGAAATAAAGAAAAAACTCAAAATTTTAAACAGAAGTGGTTTTGATAACGCTACTGAGACGATTTATCTTTATGGAAACGGAATTAAAAAAGAAACCGTAGATGATATTAAAGCTACGGTTTATAACATAGAAAACGGACAAGTCACACAAACAAAGCTAGACAAGTCATCTATTTTTGAAGAAAAATACAACGAAGATTACACCATAGTAAAATTTACCTTTCCAAATATTAAAGAAGGCTCTGTAATTGTGTACAGCTACACATTAGAATCTCCTTTTATGTTTAAATATAAAAGCTGGTATTTTCAGGAGGATATTCCCAAATTGTACAGCGAATATAGACCTAGTATTCCTGGTAATTGGGAATACAATATAAAATTGGTTGGTGGTAAAAAACTACATACTAACACGTCGTCACTTAGACAAAATTGTCTGCAAGTTTTAGGAGCAGGTGCTTCAGATTGTGGAGATTACATTTATGTGATGAAGGATATTCCTGCTTTTATTCCTGAAAAATTTATGACAACAAAGGAAAACTATCTCGCAAGGATAGAATATGAACTCAAAGTCTTTAGAGGTTTTGATGGACGTGTTGATAACATTACCAAAACGTGGGAAACAGTTGATAACGAACTAAAAAGCGATAAAGATATTGGCAGACAGCTCAAAAAAAGTAGTGTAACAAAAGATTTATTAAGCGATACTATTGTTAATGAAAACGATAAATTGAAGAAAGCTCAGGCTATCTATAATTATATGTTAGACAATTATACTTGGGACAAACAGTACAATATTTTCAAAGATGTATCTGTTAAAGATTTAATCGAAAACAAATCTGGAAACGTTTCAGAAATCAATATTTTATTGCATAATTTAATGGATGCTAACGATATTGATGTTAAACCTATATTATTGTCCACAAGAAGCAATGGGTTTGCGACTAGGATTTTTCCAGTATTATCAGATTTTAACTATCTTATAGTTCAAGTTACCATCGATGATCAAACCTATATGCTAGATGCTACAGATAAATACTTATCATTTGGCCAATTGCCTTTTAGGTGTCTAAATCAATATGGTAGATTATTAGATTTAAAAAATGGTGGTACTTGGATTGAAATTAATGCCAATGACCCAAGTTACAAGAAACTAAGAGTAAGTCTTAAAATTGATGAAACTGAAAACATTACAGGTGAAATAAAAAACAACACGAGTGGATATCACGCATTGCGTGTAAAAGAAAGTTATTTTGACAATCCAGAGAGTCACCTTAATACCTATGTTAACTCGTATCCATCATTAGAATTTTTGAATTATAAAGCTGAAAACCCTCAAAAAAAGGAACAGGATTTTACAGAAAAATTTGAGATAACACAATTTCCAGAGCGTATTGGAGATAATATTTATGTAAATCCCTTTGTATTTTCATCGTACACTGAAAACCCTTTAAAGCTTCAAGAGCGTAATTACCCGATAGATTTTGGTTATAAAGATGCCTATTTATACTCCGTAGAACTAAAAACTGAAAATTATGAGGTTGTTAGCATTCCAGAATCTATAAGTTTAAGTCTGCCAAATAACACAGGAACTTTGGTGTATAGTGTAAATAGCAATGAAGACTCCGTTACTATATTCTTTAAATATTACTTTAAAGAACCCATATATGACTCAGCATATTATGATGCATTAAAACAATATTTTGCGACTATAGTAGATATTCAAAAAAACTCTTTAGTTGTATTGAAAAAGAAACAATAAACTTTTTAGTACATTTGATCTAATGGCCACTAAGAATTCTCATCCCCAATGGAAAGATAAACTTCATGAAATAATTTATGAGGCAGATACTCCTGCTGGAAAATTATTTGATATAGTACTTCTTATTTTTATTCTCGCCAGTATTGCACTTGTGATGCTTGAAAGTGTAAACCACATAGACAAAAGATTCCATAACATTCTGTATTATGGAGAATGGCTCGTCACTATTTTATTTACCTTAGAATATATAGCAAGAGTAATCACAGTTAGGAAACCTTGGAAATATATATTTAGTTTTTACGGTATTATTGACTTTCTCTCAACAGTACCAATGTATTTATCGTTTTTATTTGTCGGTTCGCATGCACTTGTCACTTTGAGAGCGCTTCGTTTATTGAGAGTTTTTAGAATTTTAAAACTGGCAAGATACCTAGGGGCTTCAAATCAATTAAAAGATTCCATAATTGCGAGTCGTGTAAAAATTCTCGTATTTTTATTCGCAGTAGTCATATCATCAGTAATATTTGGTACGATTATGTATTTGGTAGAAGGTGAAGAAAATGGATTCACCAACATCCCTAAAAGTGTCTATTGGTGTATTGTAACACTAACCACGGTTGGTTTTGGTGATATTGCACCTCAAACTGCATTAGGGCAATTTATCACTTCAATTATCATGATTTTGGGTTATGGTATCATTGCAGTACCAACTGGTATTGTTTCTGCGGAATACGCACGAAGCGCAAACAAAAAAGACAAAGAAATTGAAGACGGTAAATTACCAGAAGAATTAGAACTCAACACCCAAATCTGCAGTAATTGCCATAAGCAAAATCATAAAGACAAGGCAGAATATTGCTATGGTTGCGGTCATAATTTACATATATAACCCATTCTAAATTTATATTACCATCAATTCAAATCAACCAATTTTAATATCAATCGTTGGTCCAACAGCAATTGGTAAGACTGCTTTAAGTATTAAATTAGCCAATTTTTTTAATACTGAAATTATCTCTGCCGACTCCAGACAGTTTTACAAAGAAATGCAAATAGGTACCGCTGCACCAACAAACGAAGAGTTAAAAGCTGCACCACATCATTTCATAAAACATATTTCAATTGATGACTATTACAATGTTGGCAACTTCGAAAATGACGCTATCTCAAAAATAGAACAATTGCATGAATCACATAAGGTTGTCATTATGGTTGGTGGTTCGGGACTTTATGTTGATGCGGTTACTAAGGGTCTTGATGAATTGCCAAAAGTCGATATGGAGATTAGAAATAAACTCAATACAAAACTTAAAACCGACGGACTTGAAGCATTACAATTTCAGCTTAAGAAATTGGATGAGAAAACCTACAACAAAATTGCACTTGATAATCCGCAACGGGTCATAAGAGCCCTAGAGGTTTGTTTGTCTAGCGGAAAGCCTTATTCTTCTTTTTTAACTTCGGAAAGCAAAAAAAGGGAATTTAAAACTATAACAGTTGGTCTCACTGCAGATCGGGAAATTATCTATGACCGTATCAACAAACGTGTTGATCTTATGGTGCAGGATGGATTATTGACAGAAGTTGAGGCACTTTTTCCGAAGAAAGATTTAAATGCATTAAATACTGTTGGTTATAAGGAATTATTTAAATATCTCGAGGGAGAATGGGACTTGGAATTTGCAGTTTCGGAGATAAAAAAGAACTCAAGACGCTTTGCCAAACGCCAATTAACTTGGTTTAAGAGAAATGGTGAAACGCTCTGGTTTGACTTTAAAACCGATGTTTTAGATATTGTAGAAGCTATTAACAAAGCGATATTAAAAGCATAAAGCCAACCATTTTTGATTGACTTTAGCTCTTATGTAATATTAAAAAGTTTATGCGTCCTGGTTAACGACTAGTCTAAATCCTTCTCCATGAATATTGAGAATCTCAACATTTGGATCTAATTTTAAATACTTTCTAAGTTTAGCGATATATACGTCCATACTTCTAGATGTGAAGTAATTATCGTCTCTCCAAATTTTTGTTAAGGCTAACTCACGAGGCATTAAATCGTTTTCATGTAGCGCCAACATACGCAATAACTCGTTTTCTTTTGGTGATAATTTGATTGGATCTTTGCCATCAAATTTCAAGAATCTTAATTTTGAATTTAAATCAAAACGACCGATTTTGAATTCAAATTGTTTGCTATCTGCAATGGTATCTGTCGCTTTTCGCTGTATGATTGCTTTAATTTTCATTAACAGCACCTCACTATCAAAAGGCTTATTCAAATAATCATCTGCCCCTACTTTATATCCTTTAAGAACATCTTCTTTCATAGCTTTCGCTGTCAAGAAAATAATTGGCACGTCTGTATTTTTTTCTCTGATTTCTTTAGCTAGAGTAAATCCATCTTTATAAGGCATCATGACATCTAATATGCACAGGTCATAATCGTCTTTTTTGAATTTTTCGAAACCTTCCATACCGTTTTTAGCATGAACAACGTCGTAATCATTCATATTTAAATAGTCTTTTAGTACGGTTCCAAAATTTGGATCGTCTTCAACTAAGAGTATTTTTTTATTTTGCTCTTCCATAATTTATGATATTAATGGCAACCTTATTATAAATGTGCTGCCTTTTCCCTTTTCACTTTCTACTGATATATGACCTTGGTGGTCATCAACTATTCTTTTTACATAAGCCAAGCCTAAACCATGACCTTTTACATTGTGTACATTTCCTGTGTGTTCTCTATAAAATTTCTCAAACACTTTCTTTTGAACCTGCTTTGACATCCCATTTCCTTTATCTGAAATTTTAATCAAAACGTTATTCCCAACATTTTCAGTATAAACATCAATTTTTGGTTCATCATCGCTATATTTTATAGCATTATCCAAAATATTGACAATAACATTTGTAAAATGAGTTTCATTAGCCAATACCGTTGGGTCATCTGCATCGAGATGTGTTTTTACATAACCTCTTCTATCTTCTACTATAAGCTCGACGTGCGTTATCGCATCTTCTATTAAGTCGTGAAGCTCTACCCTTTCCTTACTTATATTAAGCTCGTTTTTTTCCAGTTTAGATATTCGTAATACATTTTCAACTTGTGCGTGCATACGTTTATTTTCATCTTTTATCATTTGTAGGTAACGCATCACTTTTTCTTGATCACCAATGATCTTAGGATTTTTTATTGAATCTAATGCCAAATTTATTGTAGCAATAGGTGTCTTAAACTCATGGGTCATGTTGTTAATAAAATCGGTCTTGATTTGTGAAATTTGACGTTGCTTTATTAATTGATAAATGGCGCTAGAATATGCCAGTATAATGATTGATGTAAACAAAACCGATAATAAAATCATTCCCAAAATAGAAGATAATAAATACTTTTTACGATCTGGAAAATCTACATATAATGAAAAGTCACTTCTATTTTCATTATCTAAAAAAACAGGGATACCTATTGTTGTTTCTGGACTAAGATCAAAATTATCTGATCTTATTTTAGTTGATAAATCTTTATCGTATATGGCATATTCAAATTCGGTTTTTATACCGTTTACCATAAACTGAGAAGTCAATAACTCTGAAACTTCTTCATTAGAAATACGTTTGTATACTGGGTAATTTTTATATACCGCTCTATAATTCTTTTTATAGAAACTACGCCCAAGCTCATCCATGGTACTGTAATCCCTGAATGTTTGAATTGGATCTATATTAATTTGACCATCAATGGGACTTCGTTCGAACACGTTGGTCTCACTAAAACTTGTAAATCTTTTTATATCTATACTATCTGTACCAATGTCAAAGAACAGTGATGGAACTTTAAAGCTTTCTTCAGAAATGATATTTTTAAAACGTGTTGCTTGATTTGTCTCTTCACTAAACGAGTCAAAAATCAAAAGTTGTTTTATTTCACTTGTATCTGGCGTTCTACCATTTTTAATAACCTCTTTGTATAATCTATCATAGCTCAATAATTCTTTATCTTCAATTGCTTTAGAGACTAAACTTAAAGAGCGAATAACGTCTGAGGTAAATTGCTTTTCCTCATTTTTTAACGTGTTGTTAATAAAATATGCTTGAACGAATATAATCCCAATGAGAGATAGACTCATCAAGACCACCAATAGAATGAATAGCTTTTTACCCATCATCCAAATTTAATAGTTTAACATTTAGTATGATTGCTGTTTAACCTTACATTAACAAATATGTTAAATTTTTGTTTTTGCAATTAATTTCAGTAGAGATTTATGTGTATTTATGACTTGATCTTGTGTGCTTTCAATATCATTATTTATGATAACAAAATGTGATTTTTTTATTTTTTCCTCGTCACTAACTTGATTATTTATTATAGCCTCAATTTTTGATTTAGAAGAATTATCCCTTTTGATAACTCGGTTTATGCGCTCTTGCTTGTCTGCAGTAACCGTTATGATATAATCATATTTAGATTCTTGTTTGTGTTCAAAAATTATTGCTGCTTCTTTAATGACATAGGGTGAATTTTGTTTCTTACACCAACGCTTAAAATGAGAAGCAACTTTTGGGTGAACAATGGCATTTATCTTATTTAAAAAAGATGAGTCATTAAAGATTTTTTCAGAAATTAAGGATTTATTAAGCTTATTGTTTTCATAAACATTATCTCCAAACAATTCAATTAATCTTCTCTTAATAATTTTAGAAGTAACCATTAAATTCTTAGCTTCAACGTCTGCTATATAAATAGGAATATCTAATTGTTTAAAAAAATTAGCTACGGTTGTTTTACCACTTCCTATTCCGCCTGTAAGACCAACTATAATCATTTTACTATAATGTATTCAATTTTATTTTGTTTCATATTGGCAGATTTCACTTTATCACTATTTACAATAAGCTTTGGTTTGAAAAAAGTTTTTTCAGTATTTATAACATCATTGTAATCACATTCAATCTTAAAATCTGATGCTTTTACGTCCTTATAATCCTCTAAACTCAAGTAGTATGAAACTTTTATTTGCTTCGGAAAGTAATTAATAACAACGTCATTAGGCAAATTCAACAAAGTGACAGGTATATCAACTGTACCCTCAGTGAATTTTTCCACTTTTGCTTTGATTTTTATATTGTCTTGTGATAGTTTTAAATTTTCCGAAGTTTTTGAAAAATCCAATGCCAAACTAGAGTTTACACTTGTTTTTAAGTCCTCAAGATTCAATGTCTCGGTTTCTACAAATTCTATAGTATTGACTTCAGCTAAAGGACCAATAACCTTGACAGAATCTGGTATAATTTCAATCCCTTTTAGAGAATCATAACCAGAAGCAAAATTAATACTGGAATTTAATACCACAGGTACTTTTTTAACACTTAATGTTCCAAAAGGTAAAATTAAAGAATCTGGCTTTATAGAAATGACATCTACCGATTTTCCTAACTTTTGCCTAAAATCGTAGATCCCATTATTAGCTAACCAAACATAATTGTTGTCATTGTCCTTGGCAATTTTTTTAAAATCCAGCTCATAATCCTGATTATAGAAATAATAAGAGAGCAGCTTAAAACCATAAGTAGAAACAGTGACATCTACACTTGGCAATGTGTCTAGGTTAATTATATTTTTTTCTGGAAGGTTTTTATAGGTAACAGTAAATGGTATGGTCTCAACATAAGTCTCAGACAATTTTGTCATCAATAAAATAAATAAAGACAATAAAAAGAATATCCCAAAAACGTTTAGTTTTTTGTTTTTTAACGATTGTAGAAATTTTTTATATAAACTATTTAACATTTTTAAAGAATAATTTTGGAAACACCTCTTCTGGTTTTTGTTTTAATAATCTTATTGCAATTGTAGATTTTATAAAACCATATCCATAGCCAAAAAACTGAATAAGAATAGCAAAAATAGATTGAGCTGCAATCCATACATTTTTTGTTGATGTCAAAGCCATTATAAAAGCTAGAGTAAAGTAAAAAGCGTAGGCAAATAAAGGTAGTTTAATGCCTAAAAAAAACATAATAAAAGATACTAATAAACCCATAATAAACAAGGTTGGAAACCAATAAGTTAATTTATTTGTATTTGGGTGCCATTGATTTAAAATAGGTCGAACCATTCCAAATTTATTAACTTGTTCATAGAATTTTTTCCAAGAAATTCTTCTCTTATGATATACAAGTGCATCTTTTATTAATACCGTTTTATAGCCTAAATCATTTAATCTTATCGATAAATCTGGATCTTCTCCTGGATGTATTGATCCAAATCCACCAGAGTCAATAAAAGCTTTTTTGGATAAACCCATATTAAAACTTCTTGGCTGAAAATTCTCATTTACTTGCTTTCCTCCTCTTATTCCACCTGTTGTTAAAAACGAGGTCATCGCAAAATTTATTGCTTTTTGAAGGTTGTTAAAAGAACTGTGAGCAGCATCTGGACCACCGTAGCAATCCACAAAATTATATGATAAAAATGAATGAACTATTGTTAGATAATTTGGTGGCAACAAGCAATCGGAATCTAAAATTATGTAATAATTGCCATTCGCTTTGGTCATTCCAAAATTTCTGGAATCTCCCGGACCTGAATTTTTTTTATAGTAATACGAAATATTGAGATCATTTGTAAATTGATCAATTATAGATTTACAATCATTAGTTGACCCATCTTCAATAATTACAATTTCAAAAGGAATATTACTGCATAATGCATTAAAACTAAGGAGTAGTTCTTCAATCTCATCTGGTCTATTGTAGACAGGAATTATAAATGAAAACTCTAATGCATTCATAAACCAAAGGTAAGTAAAGAAAACAAAAAAGCCACCTTTACGGTGGCTTTTGAAATCTTTTTTAAGCTAAGTTTATTGCTTAATAATCCTTACAGTTTCTGTAACGTTATCAATAGTCACTTTCACGATGTAAGCACCTTGACGTAATCCATTCATGTTAATATTAGTATCTACAGTATTAGGTTCAATTCTTAAGACTTCTTGACCTAACATATTATAAACAGAAACATTTTGAATGTTCTTTTGAGCATTTAATGTGAGCTCATTTTTAACTGGGTTAGGGAAATATGAAAAAGCATTTTCGTTTTCAAACTCTTCTGTACTCAAAGTATCTGGAGACCAGATTTTAAGATCAAAGGTTTTACCAGCAGTATTAGACGTGTTAAATTGATAAATTCTAGTATAATAAATTTCACCAACTGTTAATCCAGTAGCATTAATTTCTTCTACAACTGTACCTCCTGGAGTATTAAGCCCTGTCCCATCAGCACAATCTACAACTGTTAACACACCGCAAGTCCCTGAATACAAAATAGCTACAGCATCAAAATTAGCCTCGTAGGTAATATTAACGTTAGTTGTTAATGCTTCAAATACATACCAAACATCATCGTTTGCTGAACCAGTAAAATCGTTACAAGTCTCAGCAGCTAAACCTGAAGGCGTTGCTCCAACAATAGCTCCTGCATTTGAAGTGGCTGAAGAAGCATCAGCAATATCAGTTTCTTGAGTTATAGTTTCAGAACCTAGACAATCATTATTTGCTGGTATAGGTCCTGGTTGAGTTGTGAAACCAAATGGTCCAGCCCAAACACTAGTTCCATCAGTATCACAATCTGTTTGAACATAAATATCATAATCTGTGTCGAGAGTTAATACGTCTCCAGAAGATACATTTGTCGTTGGTGTACTTCCATTTGCGATAACGGTTCCACCTTGTCCTGAACCATCTTCAACAATTTCCCAATTGTAACCTACTGGAGTTCCAAGTTCTGGAGCATCCCAAGAAAAATCTACACTAACATCAGTCACATTATCAATTGCGACCGTAGCGACAGCTTCGCATGCTGCTGGTGTTGTAAATGGAATAGGACCAACCCAATTAGATACTTCAGATCCACTACAATTAGCTCTAACATATACTTCGTAGTCGTTTGATGGTGTTAACGCATTTAAGGTTGTTGGATTAGAAACTCCTGTCGATGTAGCTGTTCCTGTAGCAGTTTCTGAAGCAGTTATATCTACCAATTCAATATCCCATGAACTTATAGGTCCTACTTGGTTCCATTCTAATAACGCTGTTGTAGCATTTGTTGGAGTAGCCATTAAATCTGTTGGATCAGCACATGTAGGAGCAGGTTCAAATGTTAAGGACCAATTATCGATTTGACCGACATCTCCATTAGCATTATCACAAACCAAAAGTATCCAGTCTCCATCTGCAGAAACACCTCCAATGTTGAAACCTGCTAAAGGCTCATCAGGTGAAAAAGTACCTGTTATTGGACTTGCATTGCCACTTGGTAATTCTGGAGATCCATCCTCAAGAACAACAT
It contains:
- a CDS encoding exonuclease domain-containing protein, coding for MYAILDIETTGGKYNEEGITEIAIYKFDGHKVVDKFISLINPEREIQPFVVNLTGINSNMLKTAPKFYEVAKRIVEITEDCIIVAHNAQFDYRILRTEFKRLGFGFKRKTLCTVELSKQLIPDQPSYSLGKLTRSLGIPVSDRHRANGDAMATVKLFKMILSKDLDKHIIKDNVKIDIPNRLNDTHRTIIDALPSVTGVYYIHDENGEIIYIGKSKNIKHRINQHFTNRSGKSKKLQLLARSVTYEKTGNELIALLKENEEIKRNKPIFNRALKQTVFTHALYTFFDRNGYLNLKVSKVNDQESFITTFSNLQSGKSFINKITEEYKLCQTMTGVSNSKSNCFNYTIKKCNGACILEESKEIYNARVEQLISKNSYANQNMAIVDQGRDIDEKSVIYIENGTFKGLGFYDLNHQINNVKVLKSIITPMENNRDTQHIIQSYLRKNKRIKTILI
- a CDS encoding DUF3857 domain-containing protein, yielding MTSILRIAILLLTTTNIQAQTGFNANGFEVTKQDIELNVYAKDSTANALIIRETGKSFVDRETFLLNSEIKKKLKILNRSGFDNATETIYLYGNGIKKETVDDIKATVYNIENGQVTQTKLDKSSIFEEKYNEDYTIVKFTFPNIKEGSVIVYSYTLESPFMFKYKSWYFQEDIPKLYSEYRPSIPGNWEYNIKLVGGKKLHTNTSSLRQNCLQVLGAGASDCGDYIYVMKDIPAFIPEKFMTTKENYLARIEYELKVFRGFDGRVDNITKTWETVDNELKSDKDIGRQLKKSSVTKDLLSDTIVNENDKLKKAQAIYNYMLDNYTWDKQYNIFKDVSVKDLIENKSGNVSEINILLHNLMDANDIDVKPILLSTRSNGFATRIFPVLSDFNYLIVQVTIDDQTYMLDATDKYLSFGQLPFRCLNQYGRLLDLKNGGTWIEINANDPSYKKLRVSLKIDETENITGEIKNNTSGYHALRVKESYFDNPESHLNTYVNSYPSLEFLNYKAENPQKKEQDFTEKFEITQFPERIGDNIYVNPFVFSSYTENPLKLQERNYPIDFGYKDAYLYSVELKTENYEVVSIPESISLSLPNNTGTLVYSVNSNEDSVTIFFKYYFKEPIYDSAYYDALKQYFATIVDIQKNSLVVLKKKQ
- a CDS encoding YggS family pyridoxal phosphate-dependent enzyme codes for the protein MDIKQNLNSIKAQLAEDVTLVAVSKTKPVSDLMEAYNAGQRIFGENKIQEMADKYEEMPKDIEWHMIGHVQRNKVKYMAEFVALIHGVDSFKLLKEINKQAAKYDRTINCLIQIKIAEEDSKFGMSAQDAKKLLVSEEFKKLNNVSITGLMGMATFTDDTNQIQQEFKKLKTTFEDLKPLETANCDLQIISMGMSGDYKIAIDCGSNMIRVGSSIFGARDYDN
- a CDS encoding ion transporter, which encodes MATKNSHPQWKDKLHEIIYEADTPAGKLFDIVLLIFILASIALVMLESVNHIDKRFHNILYYGEWLVTILFTLEYIARVITVRKPWKYIFSFYGIIDFLSTVPMYLSFLFVGSHALVTLRALRLLRVFRILKLARYLGASNQLKDSIIASRVKILVFLFAVVISSVIFGTIMYLVEGEENGFTNIPKSVYWCIVTLTTVGFGDIAPQTALGQFITSIIMILGYGIIAVPTGIVSAEYARSANKKDKEIEDGKLPEELELNTQICSNCHKQNHKDKAEYCYGCGHNLHI
- a CDS encoding DUF1015 domain-containing protein, translating into MAKILPFKAVRPTRDKVSLVASRSYQTYTQAEREARLDYNPFSFLHIVNPGYKYDREIAGTDRYQLVRNRYLEFKEDEIFVHDEKPSYYIYKIVDRDKQVFNGVIAAASAEDYENDIIKKHENTIEYRERIFKDYLKTVGFNAEPVLLTYPDNTVISGIINDIQKERAEFEFTTTFRDTHYLWKLEDSNLIAVIQKEFEEMPTIYIADGHHRSASSYLLYKDEKSQNPNHTGKESYNQFMTFLIPESELRIHEFNRLVKDLNGLTKEEFLIQLDTIFRIENRGIMPYKPTKKHHFSMYLDGEFYSLYLRKTLYNFKSSLDALDAQILYKTILQPILGIEDLRNDVRMGYINGKKDVINVKSAIDSADYAVGFGMVPVDIEEIKQIANEGLKMPPKSTFIEPKLRSGVTIYEF